The following are encoded together in the Chlorocebus sabaeus isolate Y175 chromosome 20, mChlSab1.0.hap1, whole genome shotgun sequence genome:
- the LOC119624143 gene encoding uncharacterized protein: protein MGWERFLEAEKGAGLTPQLCPALIGPPPLPFPCPNCLRVWVLALGGGDSEDRSGEGAQAESRASCRSTKRSTVTFSLDPRPWCPRTWALQSKTRAPTLCARVRGGECPQPEGPQAEGRRLGLLGKSSRLRGQAWQGHGAAAAAAAPRLRPCCRLRAGLCAEPGDTAAVQEHPRVLPYQVEGEPPVSISWQRDGLALANDSGATLMPEGSLHLAALPSRWSLLSNAHEYHCVAQNRCGRLVSRRARVQPASLSRFHQHPESVEVERGGVARFQCLIQGVPEPSISWEHNGTALNTANHR, encoded by the exons ATGGGCTGGGAGAGATTTCTGGAAGCTGAGAAAGGGGCGGGTTTGACCCCCCAACTTTGCCCTGCTCTCATTggccctccccccctcccctttccctgcccCAATTGTCTCCGTGTCTGGGTCCTGGCCCTGGGAGGAGGGGACAGTGAGGAtaggagtggggagggggctcaGGCTGAAAGCAGAGCCAGCTGCAGAAGCACGAAGAGAAGTACCGTAACCTTCAGCCTTGACCCCAGACCTTGGTGCCCCAGAACCTGGGCTCTCCAAAGCAAGACCAGGGCCCCCACACTGTGCGCCAGAGTGCGGGGTGGGGAATGCCCACAGCCCGAGGGCCCCCAGGCTGAAGGCAGGAGACTGGGGCTGCTGGGGAAGTCGTCCAGGCTGAGGGGCCAGGCCTGGCAGGGCCAtggcgctgctgctgctgctgctgctcccagGCTGCG GCCGTGCTGCAGGCTCCGAGCTGGCCTTTGTGCAGAGCCGGGGGACACAGCGGCTGTGCAGGAGCACCCACGGGTGCTGCCCTACCAGGTAGAGGGTGAGCCGCCCGTGTCCATTTCTTGGCAGCGGGATGGGCTGGCCTTAGCCAATGACAGCGGTGCCACCCTGATGCCAGAAGGTTCCCTGCACCTGGCTGCCCTGCCTTCCCGCTGGAGCCTCCTTTCCAATGCCCACGAGTACCACTGCGTGGCCCAGAACCGCTGCGGGCGGCTGGTGAGCCGACGGGCCCGGGTACAGCCGGCAA GTCTGTCCCGCTTCCACCAACATCCAGAATCGGTTGAGGTGGAGCGGGGTGGAGTTGCTCGTTTCCAGTGCCTGATCCAGGGGGTGCCTGAACCATCCATTTCCTGGGAGCACAATGGCACAGCCCTGAATACTGCCAACCACCGGTGA